Genomic window (Acropora muricata isolate sample 2 chromosome 11, ASM3666990v1, whole genome shotgun sequence):
TTGTGTGTATTATTTCCAGCTAATTTATGCTGTTGTAAGTCGTATCGTTTTCCTTTACTTCTGCTTTGTAGATAAAGATTCTTCTCATGATTGTAGCCCTATTCACCATGCAGATAAACCCAGTTGTAATCTGAGAGGTAGTTGTTGAGGCCATGGAAGGGGACGTGGAAGAGGCCTTGCTGGAGTTAAGTTGGCTGTGTAGCTTGATAAGATCCTTCAATTGATTGGTCGAGAAATTATGTATCAGCAGATAGACCATTTGCTGAACCATCACCTGGTCCATCAAATAGATATCCTGCAGATAGTCAGGAGGGAACATTTTTTGATGCAAGGTTACAGATGATATGTGGGTGCTAATGGTCAACATGACTAGTGAGTGGCAGTTGAACCAAACAAGCACAAGAAGAAGTAGGGTCCTGTTactcaggacgaaatggaggcATTTCTGGGCATTCATATATATATGGGAATTGTGAAGCTCCTGGGGATGAATATGTTTTGGAGCACTGACATCTTAGTCCACCAGAAAAGTGTCAGCACCATCACGACACAAACAAGGTTCATGCAAATCTGGAGGTACTTTCTTTTTGGCCAACAACTCCAGTGCTCCTCCTAGGGAGGACCCTGGCCTCGGTAAAATTTATTGTGTAAGGGAATTTTTAGGTTCTGTATTGAAAAACTCTCAAGGCTTATACAGCATTGAGCAGGAGGTACCTATTGACGAAACCATGGTTCTCCACAAAGAACAAAAGTAAGGGTAAAGTGGGGAATAAAACTTTTGGTGCTCTGCAAAGCCAAGACAGgctgtttttaacttttaactttCACTCTCAAGTTTGTGTTTTTCAGAACTCTTAATTTAAGTCACTAGATTCTTAAATCAAGGCATTATTTCTCAATTTGAAAATCAATTCCTTAAAATGTAACAATCAAGATTTCTTGTTTTAAGGAACCCAGTACACTTGAATGAAAGTTTCTTCTTTTAAAAGTAtcagtctttgaaaaagaaaaatgagaatTACGTTTCTTGTTTTCAGAGCTTTTACTTATGATTGGAAGTCTCTCAATTTAAGATACACCCTGAAAGAAACGAGATGTAAAACTCCTTGTTTTAAGCAGGCACTTTCTCTAAGTTGATAGTTTCCCTTCCTAAAATTAGCCACCCTTGCTAAGAAATTCAAATAACTAGAATTTCTATTCTCGTTTCTTAGGGTCTGAAATTTTCCTTGTGAAAGCGAAGGAAGATAATAATTGATGTCACAGTATTGTTCACGAAAAAATCTTTTACAATTTATGTACTTTCAACACAATAGCCCATTTATATTACGAGGTCACATAATTGAGAATTAAACAAGACTTACCtgaaagttgaagtttgatggtaATTCTATGGAGTCATCATGAAGTGTAAGGGATCACATGAGATTGCACAATCCAATCCCAGAAATCAAGCTTTAAAGGCGAAACAAATGCTGAATAGTAGGTCTGAAATCGGGTGGGCATGTGATCCCTTACACTTCATGATGACTCCATAGAATTaccaggtaagtctcgtttaattctCAATTCTATTTCGTCATCATTCAGTGCAGGGATCCCATGAGAAGTTGAGAGCCAGTATTTGTGAGCACAACTAAGGCAACAACCCAACATTTATTCCAAAGGATAATTCACCGGTTCAGAATACAATTCACAGGGTAAAAATGTTATGTCACCCCAACTGTGTACTGTCCAACAAATCTTTTGCCAATGCTCCATGGTTTTGGATTGGTTTCTTGTAATACTTTGCAAAAGTACAATGTCCTGACCTACCAGCAGTTCGAAGAATCGTGTCAACAGGAACTTTAGCTATTGCAGCTGCACTGGTTGATGAAGATCTGATACTATGAGGTTTGAAACGAATCATGTCAATTCCAGCAAGTTTTAAGGTGGTTTTGATCCACCGAGATATAGTATCTTTGCTTGCTGCTTTGTATGGCTTAACATAGGTAACAAAAAACTAGTAATGTCCCCTCGTAGAGGCTTGGTACGTTCTAAATACTCTTTCATAACATCAACAATACAAAGGCAAATGTCGGTTGGATATGCCGGAAACTCCAACTCGTGCACATGCTTGCCAGGTTTGGTCTGTTTTAGTTTGTCTCCAATTGAAATTTTTACAGTTGAACTATTTATGACCATGTTTCTAATGTCCAAGAAAAAGAGGGTTTGACACCTCTGAGCTGACAAAAGTCCCAATAAAGCCACCGTCTTGTATGTCAACATTTTGAGAGTTAATTCTTTAACTGGTGATAAGGTCTTTAAGTACGATAATAATATAGCAGGATCCCAAGTGACAGAGTATCTGGGTAATGTGGGTTTTTCCCGGAAAACCCCTTTGAGAAACTGTTTTACAGCTGGACGTTCTCCAAATGAAACTCCGGTAGGGCTGTGTAATACCTGAGATAAAGCGGACCTGACTGTGTTCATAGCACTATAGCCCAGGCCTTGTTCAAATAGGTCTGTCATGAAATCTAACGCTTGTGCTGGAGTTGCTTTGTATGGATCAAAACCCCTTGAACTGCAAAACAGCACCCATTTCCTGAGGTAGACGGAATATTGTTTGTGTGTACTCTCTCTCCAGGATTGCAATATGACTTTGGCAGCTTTTTGCGAAATGCCTCTTGCTGTGAGGGAATTCCTGATAATTTGCACGCCAGAAGGGTGAGTTTCTTGTGAAGAGGATGTGCTTTCTCCCAATTGAAAGGAAGGAGCAGTGTTGTTGGTCCCTTTGGAATAGTAACTGGGAAGTCTATCAAAAGGTGTAGCAATCTGGGGAACCAAACTTGAGTGGTCCACATTGGCACAATGATTATACCCTGGCTCTGGTCCTGTTCCACTTTCTGAAGTACCCTGTTTATTAGGATCTGGCCTCCAGGAAGCAAAAGGTTTTAACTGGTAGTTTAGCCTGGAGGCAAAAAGATCGATTGAAACAGGGCCCCAAAGTGTTGCAATACGACCAAATAGTTTGGGATTGAGTCTCCACTCTGTGTCAGAATCTTTTTTCCTGGATTCTTTATCTGCTGAGACATTTTCCTTTCCAGGAATGTGTGCTGCAGACAGCCATATTCCATGGCTGGCACACCAAACCCATAGTTCCAGGGTAATTTGGTTACAGGTGAGGCTTCGACCCCCCATGCCATTAATATACGAAACAGCAGTTTTATTATCGATCATAGTTTTCACATGGCAATTCTTGATTTGTGAGCAGAATGCCTTCAAAGTAAGAAAACATGCTAAGATTTCAAGATGATTAATGTGATTTTGTGATTCATCCTCAGTCCACTGTCCCCTGGTTGTTATAGAGTTGAAAACTCCTCCCCAACCAGTCAAAGATGCATCGGAATAGACTATGACTTGGCAATTACCGTGCACAGCAGTGTTCGATGCGTCAGTAATATTTTCAATCCACCAATGAAGGTCAGATCTTGCCATGTCTGAGAGGATCATGCTGGCTTCAAAATTGCCTTGGTTTTGTTTCAGAGCGACTACCTTTTCAATTTCTAGTTGTCTGTAGTAGAGGGGTCCATACATCACCCCAGGAAAACTTGCAACCATAAGGCCAATCATTTCAGATACAGTCCGTATTGTGGGGGACTGGTTGTGAAGCAATTCAACTGCCTTTGATTTTACCTTCATAGCTTTTGAAGGGGTTAAGGCTACTGTCATTTGAGCAGAATTTAATACAAAACCCAAAAAAGTAATAGACTGGCTTGGGATGAGGACTGATTTTGCCATGTTTAAAGTGAGGCCTAAGTCTGTGAATAGTTTGACAGTACTAGACACATTTGTTTCACAAGCATGGAACGTACTACCTTTAAGGTATGTATCATCAATATATGCcacattttcgaaaccttgacaACGTAAAGTTGAGTATGCTGGTTTCATCAATTTTGTGAAGATCCTCGGGGCACTACTTAACCCATTGGGGAGACAAGTAAACTGAAACAACTGGTTTCTCCATATAAAGTGGAGATACTTCCTATGATTTGTGTCTATAGACACAGAATAATATGCATCCTTCAGGTCAATGCTGGCCATGTAACAATTTGGACTCATTAAAGTAATGGCACTTTTAaggttttccattttgaaatggtGATATTGTACAAACTGATtcacatttttcaaatttagaatCAGGCGATATGAGCCATCTTTCTTTGGCCGAatgaatatatttgaaatatacTCTCCTTTACAATGGGACGTTGTTTCAATAACTCCTGTTTGCAAAAACTTTTCTATTTGTTTGTCAATGATAACAACTTCAGCTGCATTAAAGTTATATTCTCTGGGAATCAAGGTCTGCTTTGGATGGGCAACAAACTCAATTTTGACTCCCCTTATAGACGAGAGTATACTATAGTCAGAAGTTATGGTTTGCCATACAGAAACAAATTGTCTCAGTTTACCAGCAATATGTGGTGCATTAACTGAATGGTTATGATCAATGTCATTAGTAAGACTCACCTGAAAATGTAGGTGGTCTTGAGGTGTGGCAAAAGTTAGTGTTGATTGGGTTTGCCCTTCTTTTTGGGGTCCAGGTGTGATCTCTTCCCTGGCCCTTGATATTTCCATAAAAAAGGCTTCTGACTCTGATGGTGTGTGCCATGATGATAGTTTGATCTTTTCTGCTGTTTGTTGTAATGTGTCGGTGGTTTTGATGAAACCTTGACGCCCACTTTATTGGTTTCAGATATTTCCTTTACCGACTTGGGCAAATCATCtccaaataacaattttgttacCGGCGAGTGCGAGCCACAAAGTTGCTTGAACTGATCGTTCAAGTCTGGTTTAATAAGTTCACGCCTCTTTATATTGACCTCATCAATAGAGTGTCCCATAAGAGCGATCAAGTGAGAGTTGAAGAAACTCAGATACATCACTTTGAGATGCAGATGTGGAGGCGGATTTCAACTCCAATAACTTGTCAGACATTTTGACAATAGGAATCATACTCTTCAGAAGGCTTGTCTCAAGCTTTTGCATCTTCAGGTCCCGAGATCTAGTATTCGATCTGATCTTGGTCCAGATTTTTGGATTTACTCTTGTATTTATCAGGTTTTCACAGTTCTCTGgtctgttgtttttcttttattttttcctcagaCAGGCTTGTTTTGACCATTTTGTCAACAAGCGAAGCTAATTTAGCATTTATTGGATCGCTTACCGTTCCTTCCGACTCATACAATTTTGAGAGTTCTCCTAAAACTTCGTCCTCATTAGcttttgagcagttttttgaggATTCAGTTGATTGCAGAAGGTCATGGACCTGGCTACTAATGTCGCCGGGCGGGTTTCCCGCCATTCCAGGATCGTTGAGATCTTCTTGATCGCTGGATTCCGATTCACTCATTTCATCCCTTTTCCTCTTGCGAGATGTTCTCGCCTGAGTGAACGTTTCCACCGCCGAGGTCATAGTTGATATCATTTGGTTCATCGACGACAAAGATTGGCGCTGAAGATCTTTGAGTTCATTCAGGCCTTTCAAAACATCCGTCGACTGACCTTTGGCCGTCGAGTTGGCTGATCGATTTGTCGTTGTTTTCATTGTAGTTTCACTCGTTAACTTCTTTCGAGACACGGATTTTCCGCTGTCTAAAGTTTGTATGTTGTCCCGTGCGGCAGCCTGTGAACCCACAACAGAGGAATCTCCCATGGAGATGTCGATGAGTAACTGGTCGACAACTTTCGTGCCACCATTTCCAGCATGTGTTTCGGTCATGACTGATTGCAGCCTATTATGACCGTGTAATCGCGAAGAAACAAGTCCAGTGGGCTTTTGTCGCAATGGCAAGGATGTTACCTTTGCTTCTTTGCtttatatttgaaaaatttttgaaGTTCCCAGCGAAAAATCGCAGAGCTTGATCAAAACACGTCCGCCTAGGAGCGGGAAAGGATTCCCATTGATTTCTGGGATTGGATTGTGCAATCTCATGGGATCCCTGCACTGAATGATGACGAAATAGAACatagttttttttatgaaaatgaaagttaataTGATTGTGCCTTTGAAAAACTATTAGTGGGTCGTATCTTACACAGTTAAATAGTGATATTTGGTTTTTCAAACTCACACCATTTTCTTAAAGTGATCAAGTTTGTAGTTGGTCACATGAccaaaaagtaatttttttaaattatgaaTTTCCTCTTTCTGAACACAAATTTTGTACTTCGAGTTCAAGGAAAATGTCGAAAAGATGAAGTGGTGACAGCACATCTAAGCATAAATATCAAACATTCAACAAGATATAAGCAAAAAGTACTTGTGGGAGGGCAAGAGAATGCCCTAAACCATGGTGGCCAATACAAATCATACTACTTTATTGAAAACTTAAAGTGCCATAAAATCTCCCTTAAATCTGTTTCCTCTCAAATTTTAGGTGCTCGTCAGTTTTTGGCATTGGCAAGATTCCAACTCAATGTTTAAAGGAAACATTGATCATGGGTGCAAGTGGCCTTTAACACATTAATTAGCAGTACGCATGTGAAAAACCTtgttaaaaacatgaaaatgacTTATTTTCACATGCTTTTGACACACTTATTTTACAGGCATGTGAAACTTTAAAATGCATGGTGAAATGTACATGAGAAGGGTATGAAACGATGTCAACCCTCTCACACAAGTTAATTCTCAGAGACACTCAAGTTGATGTAAAAGGGCTGTTTCATGAacttattttaatattttcattttgaagaatAGAATTCCTTACGATAAATCAGAAATTTGTGATGAACCAGAAGTGTGGAATGTAAACAGATACACTAGTTACTAACTACTTACATCAATCATATGATTTTAACATAAGCCAattgaaaaatatcaaaataatatAAACCACTTAATTATCAAAAAATAGTCACACACCAGTAAGGATATTCATCCTCATAACAATGTATCGTTCATTAGAGTGCTTATAAACATGGTAAACATGGTGGTCAGTAACTTGTGCATGACTTACTACTTCATAATTTGAAGCAATTTCTTGTTCATCAATCCTGAATGCATTCAAATTTTCATTAACGTTTATTGTGTCAAAAACATTCAAAGCAAAGTAACCAAATTCCTCAAGACAGCCgactacaagaaaatctgtatCATTCaggcaaaacaaaataaagttgttaaACCTGGTTTATATTTTGTCCCAAAAAGTTCAATCTGGTTACACTTACAACTGCTGATTGACCATGCAAAACTTTATAATGTCCAAATCTTACATCTTCGTTAATCATATTATCCACTTCTGTAGCATTCTCACCAACCTGTATTGAAATCTGCACACTCTGTCTGTTGATTTCGTGTTGCAAGTGAAAATGGGAGGTTTctaaaattcctgattttcTTAGCTAGGTCCTTAAAATAGGCATCTTTGCCTTCAAACCTCATACACCAACATCTAATCAAAGGGCCAAATGCAAGTATttgggtaaaagttaagaatcggATCCCACCAACGCGTTTTCCAACATGTCGGTCGACACACTACACGGTGGGCACAGAAGACTCAAAATATGGCAAGGGTCTGCAGCGCGTGATGCCCGCGGTTGCGTGCGAAATATTACCAATATATTTTAACATGGCGGCAAGTCCTTCGGCAGTTCTTGCTGCAGTGATGAGCCTTCCTCTTATGAATTAGACTCgttcgcagccgtttttaggcTCGCCCCTCCCCACAAACGCCTGCTCAACCGAGCCATTCATTCCTTCCCCATTGTTTCTCTTCCAAGACAATCTAACCAATCACGATCAAGGAATTGTCTGACGATGACCAATGAAAAGAATCGTTTTAAAATCTCCCGTGAAGTTTACTTTTTGCTTGCAGGTGTATTTTTGCTCTGACTTTGAAACATACAGTGTTGAGTGTTGTGTAGTTCGGAATTTGGCATGATATGATGGATCAGACACCTAAAAAACTTATTGGTTGTGAATTAACGTGTTTTTTATGCAATTCTTTGACCCAGTCATCTGCTGGAAGGGCTAAAATTTATGGTAGAAGCGGAATTGATCTTCCCCAGCTTATCGAATCAGCAATAGGACAGAATGTAAGGAATTTTCAAAGTTGTGGTTCTGAATTGTTTATCTGTAACTGTAAATGCTACAAAAAACTCCAGAGATTTGACAAGGCTAAGAAGAGCTTGGACAGTATTAAACAAGAGATATGATCAACTTACCGGACAATAAATCGAAGAGTGAAACGGCAGGACCAAAAAAAACCCCTTCTGAGATTGCTGTGAAGATATCTGTTCACTACCCCGGCAAGCCTGTAAATAAAGTATTAAGCAAGGAATATGAAGCGCTAGGTAAAGCTCTAGTTCACAGCCCTCCTTTACGAATTGCAACCGCCGTGATGAAGTGTGCCCCGCTTACCCATCTTTTGATCAAAAAAGGTCTACGCTTGCTTAAGACTGAAGTGGGTGATCTTTGCTCGAAGAAAAAGCCTTTTTTACTCAGAAATTGCACTAAGGAGGCCTTGACGACATTCGGCTTTGAAGAGTTGTGCCGAGAGTGGAGCGAAAGGTCGCctgtattttattcttttcttttgacAGCTCGCACTACCGGAAACAGTAGGAGAACGTGGCTCCCAAGCATGGCCATTGCTGGGTCAATCTTGCTAAAGCAAAGAAATCCGCACATGAATGCTGCAGCAAGCATCACGAGCTTACTGCTAAAAACTAAATCCATCGAAGTatgaaagcttcttttgtttttattaagtTATTTTTAACTGTCAATATATTGCACCTTTTTCTGCAAACACCTATCAACAGTTTGCAATTTGTTATGAAATGTTATTATTGCTGTCATTGCTATTATCCTTATTTTTATTATACTTTATGATATATTATTGAAGAAATTAACTGACGAGAGAGCCAATGAGATTTTTAACCCAAATCACCACATGAACATCAAAGTGAATATTATGAAATGCCATTATTATGTGCCAAAGTGGGCACATGTCCCATGAAAAAAAGTGGCAGGCATTTACAAAGTGAAAACACAAAGTATCATAGAATAGGCCATTTTCTAccattattatcagtattattgttattgaattCCCACAATGGAAcctcatcattatcattattattactgctaTCTTTGTGACTCACTGATTGTTTCAAATGTGCACCGTCCTAAATTTATCCAGTATTGTCACCTCTTTAGTTAGAGACTCATACTTTAATCCATAATGTTTCTATTAATCATGGTACTTGTATTTGTTCAAACAGGCCACACTGGACAGGTTAAGCAAATTAAAGATAACCTGTACTAACTAAAAAGCCCTAAAAGTAATGGATGTACTTGGTGAGAACCACAACAAAGTGTTAAATGAGGCAAGGACACGGCCGAGGTTACCAAAGAAATACAGGAAATCACTGACAAAGAAGTGCAGCATGCCAGCAGTGGGAGATGTACTAAGGGACCCAGTGGCTTGTCTACTGTATAAACTGTTAACCTTGTCACTTGATAAAATCTCAAAAGTTGAAATCACACGCTGGTTTTATTGTCGCATTTGATAACATAGACATTCACCTGAAACAAAGGGAAATGACCATGTCAGCACAAAACAGGGACAACCACGAGATGGTACAAAACAGGGTTCCTGCAAATCATCTTGATTCTCAGGAGCCAAAGGCACACATTGGAGATGTACCAAACATCAAATTTTTGCCTGACATACACGACCAAAGCAGACAGACGTTAAACTATGTGATTCTAGTTTCAAGAATTCTTGGAAACCATTTTGAGTGTTTCAAGCCCTTCCAAAATGTACtggtaacaataatattattgtcataacTAATATGTACTTCTCAATCATAATCAGGAAATACTCCAAAAGGTCACATATATCCATTTCAAAATTGAGAACATTTTTGATTAAAGCAAATCAGCGAATGCTATTATTCTTACTTTGTATGGGAAGCTATGTCGCATGATGATGCGTCTTTGCTACCACAAATCAATTTAAATTTATAGGAAAAGTAACTGGATATTTCATCATAGTGCTAAGACAATCACTTTTCCACACAGTTTAcggctaattttcaatttaaatgaTGGTTTTGCAAAGCCCATTCTATTTTCTGTTTTGCAGGTTCCTTTAGGAGTGTTATTCAAGGATGAGAATGTAAATGAAGATTTGCTGACTATATTGCAGACATTTCACTCTTACCTCCCGCGGCTGGCGAATAGTCAGactgatgacaaattttcacaGGGGATCAGTTGACGGTGAAGAGGGCCGTCAACGTCATTGCATCTGTTGCAAAAGGGTTTACCCCAGAGGCACGACTCGAAGGCATCAACCTTCAGATTGGAGACTGGCACGATGCTTTCAAACTTCTTTCAGTAAGATAGATGACATTTGTTACTATGGGGAAAAGTAGCAATCCATGCAATTAAACTTCAAAAGACTACTTTACAGTTTTGGAATGAAATGTGAACCTTGTTCAGATACACACCCACCAAAGGCTCAGCAACTTAGCCTCAGTCTTGTTCAAAGACTTGGGAATAATGCTTTCAACTGTAAAATGGACCATTAATTTGGGAGTGATATACTGCACTTAATAATCTGCAATATTTATTGattcataaaaataattatttgtaatagGTTATGCACTAAACTTTCTAATACCATTCAATGTCTGCAACATGAGGGTGGAACAATGGAAAATCCCAACACTCATCCATTGACGTAAAGAACAAAAACATCTTGCACTATGTGTCTTAGTTCTCATAGTAGAAGtactttcttctttcttttttgtaccATACTCAGTACAAACACTCTGGATGAGTATTATCTTACTCATAGAGCAGATGTTGTAACAAGACATTGTttcaatttaaagaaaaaagtctCATCAACCTGCTATTTCTGTTCTTTACTTAGTTGATCTTTAAAAGATTCTTCTCAGCAAAGAGTGATGGTGACTTGAGTACAATGTATGCTGACAGGACCATAATAAACCGCAGGAATGTGACTGCTGATCCTGCGAAAGCTTATCATGTAgacagagatttctttcttgtTGTTATGAAATCTAAAGTGATAGCTGCAGCAATGGAAATTCTAGGAATGCAATCAAAGTCCTGTCAAAAACCATTGAAATGTCCCATTCCTTCCAGTATTGACAAAATGAATAGGCAAGCCAAAAGCTTCGGTATCTACACAAGGTAGCAGGCTTGACTGTTGATTCCTTTGTGTTTGACCAAACCTCTACCAAAATTCTCACCACACAAGAGAATTAAGGAAGATGCAATCCACAGTCAGCAACTGACACATGATGGCAGATTTCCATGCAGGTTTCCTGGCTGTAGCTACTCGTTCCAATATGATGGAAGAACTAGGAGGAGGCACAAAATGACCCACAACCCACCCCCTGATGTTTCAGCCATTCAGGCTGAACCTTCCGATAAACAGCCCTCCGTGTCTGAAACTTCTCAAGACGTCAAGTCAGATGATATTTTCAATTACAACTACGCTCTCTTAGCAGATGGTTTATTCTTCATGAACTTTCTGGATGCCATACCAGAGAGTGATGGTGCAAGAATGATGCGGCAGTACAAGTATATGCTTCTCTATTGCTGGGCTGATGGCACTCATAGAGCTAAATATGCACTTGAGTGCTTGTATCAGTCTTTTCTTGTGAATGCGATGCTTAGTCCCAGAGATGCAGAGCACTTTATTTGGAACTGGACCGTCAACAACAGTGGCAATCCTGGTAAAAATATAGCTTTAGACCTGGATGTGGAGCACAGCAACAACTTTAAAAAACAGTGTATTAAAAATCTTGGCCCGAATCTATTAGAAAATGCTGTGGCAAGAATCTGCAAGGCTGAGCACAGCACCAGAACTGTTATTGAGAACATTGACTGCAGTATCTGCCGAGTAGCTGGATCAAGTGAACATGCAGAGAGGTCATTAGAGAGAGATCTTTGTGTCTTGGTGGACAAATGTTTTaacaatttaatttttcaacagCATGACTCAAGAATCTATGCCTGTTTCAGAGGCTTTGAAAGAGATCCTTTTAAAAACCTTGACATGTCATCAAGGTTTAAATGGATGAACAAACATAAGAAAAACATCCAAACTGGTTTACGAGCAAGATGACTATCATTACTGAAATATGCAAACTTGGACAATACATTTGTAGGGCcaacagcaaaaaataaaagaaaataaaagaaaaaaaaaaaggcttatcTGTGAACTTATGCAAACCTCCTAATACAAGAGTACGTTTACAAGCAAGCAAAGTAACCGGTGAGCTATGATTAACTTAACATTTGGATAAAAGGCAGCTCTAGTAGCCTTGTAGATGATCTGCTGAGGACAACTTACTGACTCACAAGCAGTGATCAAACTTTGCAAACAAAAAGGCTTGGAAGCCATTACAGCCCAGGTAACCAAATTGACCATGACCAAATTTTTAAAAGGAACTATGATTATCCTGGCACTGCGTTGGACTAACATAGTCTGGCAGAGACCTTGATTTTTCCGGATGTTACAAAAAcgcaatccaataattattatacattgcTTTAAAGAAAACAACTTAAAATGCATTATGTCTGCTAGCAGATTAAgccatctgtcttctcattggctcAAAGGCTACAGTTGATTCTGGGAAACAGTGCAACCtgtacagattattcactaatctgctAGCAGATTAGATTATGTATTATCATTGGCTAAAAGCGTACAGTTAATTCTGGGAAACAGTGCAACATACAGAATATGCAATAATCTACTATAGGCTTTTAGCTAAGGAGAAGACAGATGATGACCACAATGCATAATATAGGTCATTATTTTGTC
Coding sequences:
- the LOC136889271 gene encoding uncharacterized protein, whose product is MIGLMVASFPGVMYGPLYYRQLEIEKVVALKQNQGNFEASMILSDMARSDLHWWIENITDASNTAVHGNCQVIVYSDASLTGWGGVFNSITTRGQWTEDESQNHINHLEILACFLTLKAFCSQIKNCHVKTMIDNKTAVSYINGMGGRSLTCNQITLELWVWCASHGIWLSAAHIPGKENVSADKESRKKDSDTEWRLNPKLFGRIATLWGPVSIDLFASRLNYQLKPFASWRPDPNKQGTSESGTGPEPGYNHCANVDHSSLVPQIATPFDRLPSYYSKGTNNTAPSFQLGESTSSSQETHPSGVQIIRNSLTARGISQKAAKVILQSWRESTHKQYSVYLRKWVLFCSSRGFDPYKATPAQALDFMTDLFEQGLGYSAMNTVRSALSQVLHSPTGVSFGERPAVKQFLKGVFREKPTLPRYSVTWDPAILLSYLKTLSPVKELTLKMLTYKTVALLGLLSAQRCQTLFFLDIRNMVINSSTVKISIGDKLKQTKPGKHVHELEFPAYPTDICLCIVDVMKEYLERTKPLRGDITSFLLPMLSHTKQQAKILYLGGSKPP